A genomic segment from Papaver somniferum cultivar HN1 unplaced genomic scaffold, ASM357369v1 unplaced-scaffold_3, whole genome shotgun sequence encodes:
- the LOC113341530 gene encoding probable mediator of RNA polymerase II transcription subunit 36b, translating into MANKPDPLLSIDELEKKINALGRIINNPSILVGKVVDDARIRRQAFQALRDEKIKQRDNEIEQRNNEIEEDRRKKLAHNRGEEYLDGRRVNLQPTDHDDVFKDQVRNDCLLTKMVVDERSVIGGPKSVLVKDEDGSMTRYRRWNPYTCMLAAAILNGVEYFGITKGATVLYLGVPASAITVSHVSDIVGRDGKVYAVVYLHNSRGSKFDMARMQAFNDMAMIRENIVPIIADAADPTQYRIFVDRQVDVIISDDQRADQSTILSLNAKCYLKRKGNFAMFIKPVVMSVVMPDLDSEEDVYAHELKMLQRLELTPSAGVRLDPYQKCRACVIGRRKYKEEEKKMKMKKTLDHVLQS; encoded by the exons TATCTTGGTCGGGAAAGTTGTCGATGACGCTAGGATCAGACGTCAAGCTTTTCAAGCGCTCAGAGATGAAAAAATTAAACAGAGAGATAATGAAATTGAACAGAGAAATAATGAAATTGAAGAGGATCGAAGAAAGAAGTTAGCTCATAATAGAGGAGAAGAATACTTGGATGGTAGAAGAGTGAATTTACAACCAACAGACCATGATGATGTGTTTAAAGATCAAGTTAGAAATGACTGTTTACTTACAAAGATGGTGGTTGATGAGAGATCTGTGATTGGGGGTCCGAAAAGTGTTTTGGTCAAG GATGAAGATGGATCAATGACTCGGTACAGGAGGTGGAATCCCTATACCTGCATGCTTGCTGCGGCGATTCTAAATGGCGTCGAATACTTTGGGATT ACTAAAGGAGCTACGGTTTTGTATCTTGGTGTGCCAGCTTCGGCAATTACGGTTTCGCATGTATCCGACATCGTCGGACGA GATGGCAAAGTATATGCTGTTGTGTACCTACACAACAGCAGAGGATCTAAATTTGATATGGCAAGGATGCAAGCCTTCAATGACATGGCAATGATACGGGAGAACATTGTACCTATCATTGCAGATGCGGCTGATCCCACCCAGTATAGAATTTTTGTGGATCGCCAAGTTGATGTCATCATCTCTGATGACCAACGAGCTGACCAG TCTACAATACTATCTCTGAATGCAAAGTGTTAcctgaaaagaaaaggaaactttGCAATGTTCATAAAGCCGGTCGTCATGTCGGTGGTCATGCCTGATTTGGATTCTGAAGAAGATGTATATGCACATGAATTGAAGATGTTGCAGAGGTTAGAACTCACACCATCGGCGGGGGTTCGTCTTGATCCGTACCAGAAGTGCCGTGCTTGTGTGATAGGACGCCGCAAATataaggaagaagaaaagaagatgaagatgaagaagacactTGATCATGTTCTACAATCTTAG